In Ruania alkalisoli, the DNA window TCGGTTCGCTGCTGGACAACGAGGGCGCCGCCACCGGTCTCGGTGTCGGGCTCTCCCTGGTGCTCGCCGCGCTCGGCGGGTGCATGTTCCCGCAGGAGCTCTTCCCCGATGCGCTGCGAACTGTCAGTTCCTTCACCCCGCACGGGTGGGGGTACCGGGCGTTCGCCGAGGTGCAGCGCCACGATGCCGGGGTGGCGGAGATCCTCCCGCACCTGGGGGTGCTCGCCGCCTTTGCGCTCGGCGCACTGCTGCTGGGGTCGCTGCTGCTACGGCGCAGCCTGGGCCGCGCGATCTGAGGTCAGGCGAAGCCGTCGAAGGTCACGCCCCGCAAGTCCGCCAGCGCGGTGGCCTGCTCGGCCACGGCGCCGCGGTCCGCCCGGGTGAGCGGCACCCATTCCGTCAGGCGTAGGCGAAGGTGCCCCTTCGCCGTCGTGGGCCGCCACAGGGCAAGGATCCGTCCGTCTCGCACGACGGCGCCCGGTCGCCCCAGCACGGGAAACAGTGCCTTCCGTTCGGTCGCCGAGGCGGCCAGGAGGTGGCGGTCCTTGGCCTGCAGGAACGGATCGTAGGGGCCGAGGATGCGCACGACCCCGGACTCCTCGTCGCCCGTGAGCGCTGGCAGATTCCCGGCCAGAGCGAACGTGGCGGTCTCATTGACCGTCACTGGCACGGCGTCCTCGGGCCAGTGGGCACGCACTTCTGCGACAGGAGCGTCCAGGTAGGCCGCGACCTCCTGCATCGTCCCGGTACCGAAGAGCGAGAGGTATGCCCGGATCGGCTGCAGGTGCGTGGGTGCGGAACTGGCGCCGTCGGGCTCCCGCATGGGCCCGGGCACGTCGCTGCTGGGCCAGTCCGCGATCGGGCGGAGTACCGGCGGTGAGGTACCGGGAACCAGCTCCAGGCCGGCAAACAGAGCCGCGAGGCGGAAGGGTTGCTCGTA includes these proteins:
- a CDS encoding DNA glycosylase AlkZ-like family protein; this translates as MARTSPSSPAPAAGLTADQVLRFRMARHGLTAAPGTVTDPGDAPILNLGVQDTGPDGAAWALRVRGLDASLTDDPRCPFALAWTLRGAPHAYRRDELGQVRRAVSPFSEADAGKRIFDAAAPLRRAGIAVLDALDRVASEMHDIATAEIVKGEMSAELTRRLPEPYLRECRPCQAIHTYEQPFRLAALFAGLELVPGTSPPVLRPIADWPSSDVPGPMREPDGASSAPTHLQPIRAYLSLFGTGTMQEVAAYLDAPVAEVRAHWPEDAVPVTVNETATFALAGNLPALTGDEESGVVRILGPYDPFLQAKDRHLLAASATERKALFPVLGRPGAVVRDGRILALWRPTTAKGHLRLRLTEWVPLTRADRGAVAEQATALADLRGVTFDGFA